A single region of the Chelmon rostratus isolate fCheRos1 chromosome 5, fCheRos1.pri, whole genome shotgun sequence genome encodes:
- the LOC121606864 gene encoding epigen-like, translating into MFTQRQTNLEKALLSAVAALLLLTPAGQSAMTDDPQTSTTPATSNSTLTTQLSNSSVEEIRALHSHRSCGSEYANYCENGGECMYPQDSDKPSCICKSSYSGPRCLFFSVTQNTSTPPEVEQLIAISFGVAMLLLVLAIIIYCLGYKRCIKLPQRIKSAPV; encoded by the exons ATGtttacacaaagacagacaaacctGGAGAAAG CCCTCCTCTCCGCAGTGGCAGCGCTGCTTCTCCTGACCCCGGCAGGACAGTCTGCGATGACTGACGACCCGCAGACCTCAACAACTCCTGCCACGTCGAACTCGACTCTGACCACACAGCTCAGCAACA gcagTGTGGAGGAAATTCGGGCTCTGCACTCACACAGATCCTGTGGAAGCGAATATGCAAACTACTGTGAAAACGGTGGAGAGTGCATGTACCCCCAAGACAGTGACAAACCGTCTTGCAT CTGCAAGTCCTCCTACAGCGGGCCGCGCTGCCTGTTCTTCAGTGTCACTCAGAACACGAGCACTCCGCCTGAGGTGGAGCAGCTCATCGCCATCAGTTTTGGTGTAGCCATGCTCCTCCTTGTCCTCGCTATCATCATTTACTGTCTGGGCTACAAGAG GTGTATAAAATTACCACAACGGATCAAATCTGCACCAGTCTGA